One window of the Runella slithyformis DSM 19594 genome contains the following:
- a CDS encoding sugar transferase: MEDKLYPRSIEFRSNKASIHSISSKNSSGKEVLIITGYDYFLQKRDLKTILQKYCKLILIPRSVDIYYLETEVGKLIEQYEHIHMVNNPGYDQQHQIIYRFFALSNKTFRTTVVFDFCESFLKKIYIPESMSDAGEVHFDFKYFGLPIRIIKKSIDLGIGLFLLPPTLPFWAISAMYIRLQSPGKIFFRQKRVGIRNGEFSCIKFRSMHSDAESGGAQFASRNDERIFPFGRLMRATRIDELPQLLNIIKGEMSLVGPRPERRVFVDTFEELIPHYKQRHAVKPGISGYAQVMYPYGAGVTDARHKLMYDLYYIKHWSIGLEIQIIIRTIATVLLKRGL, encoded by the coding sequence ATGGAAGATAAGCTTTATCCAAGAAGCATAGAATTTCGAAGCAATAAAGCCTCTATTCATTCAATTTCTTCTAAAAATAGTTCCGGTAAAGAAGTCTTGATTATAACAGGATATGATTATTTTTTGCAAAAAAGAGACCTGAAAACAATTTTGCAAAAATATTGTAAATTAATTTTGATTCCTCGCTCTGTTGATATTTATTATTTGGAAACAGAAGTAGGTAAGCTGATAGAGCAATATGAACATATTCATATGGTAAACAACCCCGGTTATGACCAGCAACACCAAATCATTTATCGCTTTTTTGCACTTAGCAACAAAACCTTCCGCACGACAGTTGTATTTGATTTTTGTGAATCTTTTCTTAAAAAGATATATATCCCTGAGTCAATGAGTGATGCAGGCGAAGTGCATTTCGATTTTAAATATTTTGGATTGCCGATACGAATAATTAAAAAATCTATAGATTTAGGTATCGGGCTTTTTCTACTTCCTCCTACTTTGCCCTTCTGGGCTATTAGTGCAATGTATATTCGGTTGCAATCGCCCGGAAAAATATTTTTTCGTCAAAAAAGAGTTGGAATCAGAAATGGCGAATTTTCCTGCATAAAATTCAGGTCTATGCATTCAGATGCTGAATCAGGAGGGGCCCAATTTGCAAGTCGAAATGATGAGAGAATATTCCCTTTCGGTCGCCTTATGCGGGCTACGCGCATTGACGAATTACCCCAACTGCTTAATATCATCAAAGGGGAGATGTCTCTTGTAGGGCCACGCCCTGAAAGGCGGGTATTCGTTGATACATTTGAAGAACTTATTCCGCATTATAAACAACGGCATGCCGTCAAACCAGGTATTTCGGGTTATGCACAGGTAATGTACCCTTATGGAGCGGGAGTTACGGATGCCCGACATAAATTGATGTACGACCTGTATTATATTAAACATTGGTCAATTGGATTAGAAATACAAATTATAATCCGGACAATAGCCACTGTATTGTTAAAGAGAGGATTATAG
- a CDS encoding T9SS type A sorting domain-containing protein produces the protein MKKCFLIQIGLICANTGYAQLFSSAEVYIGSEAVVAVNSELINQGELKSEGTLHLRKGMNNQHLMALNGQVILDGEGTQLIESANSVSVGSLLVAQSGKVNLQASFLVQNQLCFGKGIIENTKLYSLALADNAQVTGASDRSHVKGFVQKSGDDAFDFPVGDGNSLHTFAISKPASSDKISVGFVAQNPTRLSTKQADAVAEVTGDSYWAVQGEKNQSIQVSITSEQANNRVLQLFDNQWNIAAGTVVNNRFMAQTILNNATFFTFGIQRSEATENADVSVYPNPSNGSFDIRLNGFSANETIILDIIDLTGRSLMKQAGKVKEMMTKYSLGDKASNGSYFLRVLRTEKNQSFVQNLLITK, from the coding sequence ATGAAAAAATGTTTTCTTATTCAAATAGGACTTATCTGCGCCAATACCGGGTACGCTCAGCTTTTCTCCTCTGCTGAAGTATACATCGGTTCAGAAGCGGTAGTTGCCGTCAATAGTGAATTAATCAATCAGGGAGAGCTAAAATCGGAAGGTACACTTCATCTTCGCAAAGGGATGAACAATCAACATTTAATGGCTTTGAATGGACAGGTCATACTGGACGGCGAAGGGACCCAATTGATTGAAAGTGCCAATTCGGTAAGTGTTGGGTCCCTTTTAGTGGCCCAATCCGGAAAAGTAAATCTTCAGGCCTCTTTCCTGGTACAGAATCAACTGTGTTTCGGCAAAGGAATTATTGAAAACACCAAATTATATTCTCTTGCCTTAGCCGATAATGCTCAGGTAACAGGCGCATCCGATCGTTCACACGTGAAAGGTTTCGTTCAAAAATCGGGGGATGATGCGTTTGACTTTCCCGTAGGTGACGGCAATTCATTACATACATTTGCCATTTCTAAGCCGGCGAGTTCTGATAAGATCTCGGTTGGATTTGTGGCGCAGAACCCAACCCGTTTATCAACCAAACAAGCTGATGCCGTAGCTGAAGTAACCGGTGACAGCTATTGGGCAGTACAGGGAGAAAAAAACCAATCTATTCAGGTGAGTATCACCTCCGAGCAGGCCAATAATCGGGTCTTACAATTATTTGATAACCAATGGAATATTGCCGCCGGCACCGTGGTTAACAATCGGTTTATGGCTCAAACAATCCTAAACAATGCCACTTTTTTTACCTTTGGTATCCAACGTTCAGAAGCTACTGAAAACGCCGACGTAAGCGTTTATCCCAACCCGAGCAACGGTTCCTTTGACATACGCCTGAATGGATTCAGTGCTAACGAAACTATCATACTTGATATCATTGATTTGACCGGGCGTTCCCTAATGAAACAGGCAGGGAAAGTCAAAGAGATGATGACGAAATATTCTCTGGGTGATAAAGCCTCCAACGGCAGCTATTTCTTACGGGTGCTGCGTACTGAGAAAAACCAGAGTTTTGTGCAGAATTTGTTAATTACTAAGTAA
- a CDS encoding gliding motility-associated C-terminal domain-containing protein, whose amino-acid sequence MIYVQYRQFISCCLYLLMMGNHIFSQCPKKSQFGSQWVDGNFGITGKEVGTQCTGRAVTVTTPSTLIQARYIFDYKTISDTSKAISQTSFTYSQPGYYCIVQIGFIDGKPSLAAYPIQVYSASKPTFNLSSGCSNSTKLQINTMGLAFGQYQIDWGDGKPSQTYTLGQPAPLYTYGGPGNYQVKVTGEGTGALVGCTAISDPQSFEVLPVPAPISEAVANIRGNTYGEIYVTLPNTVKVKHFSFEKNGSEFIKTANIFIDSTITPTQSSACYRVSYTDICDQKPDASPTVCTIHLKMDGEMLKWSSESPFTSAVSTYFVEKLNATGQVVTTYKAATLNEWLIDPTDTDVYLIYRIRATSADGQTSFSNPIRFRRSPILFVPDTFSPNNDLLNDTFDIEGQSIEMGEVFIYDRWGNTLFHTMDWKKSWDGTDANGRNVPAGFYTYRIEYTDAQKNTYSKLGSVLVLR is encoded by the coding sequence ATGATTTACGTACAATACCGACAATTTATCAGTTGTTGTTTATATTTACTGATGATGGGGAATCACATTTTTTCTCAATGTCCCAAGAAATCCCAATTTGGCTCCCAATGGGTTGATGGAAATTTTGGAATAACAGGAAAGGAAGTAGGGACTCAGTGTACAGGTCGTGCAGTAACAGTTACAACACCGTCTACTTTAATTCAGGCTCGCTATATATTTGATTACAAAACTATTTCTGACACTTCAAAAGCGATCTCACAAACATCTTTCACCTATTCACAACCCGGCTACTATTGTATAGTACAAATTGGTTTTATAGATGGTAAACCTTCATTAGCTGCCTATCCAATCCAAGTATATTCTGCATCCAAACCTACGTTTAACTTATCTTCAGGCTGCAGCAATTCAACAAAATTACAGATCAATACGATGGGTCTTGCTTTTGGACAGTATCAAATTGATTGGGGTGATGGCAAACCCTCGCAAACTTATACCCTTGGACAGCCTGCTCCATTATATACATATGGCGGCCCAGGAAATTATCAGGTGAAAGTGACAGGTGAAGGCACCGGAGCCTTGGTAGGTTGTACTGCCATTAGTGATCCCCAATCCTTTGAAGTACTTCCTGTACCTGCGCCCATTAGTGAGGCAGTGGCTAATATTCGGGGGAATACCTACGGAGAAATTTACGTAACGCTTCCCAATACGGTGAAGGTGAAACATTTTTCTTTCGAGAAGAATGGTTCAGAATTTATCAAAACAGCAAATATTTTTATTGATTCGACTATTACCCCTACTCAAAGTTCGGCCTGTTATCGGGTTTCTTATACAGATATTTGTGATCAAAAACCAGACGCTTCTCCTACCGTCTGCACCATTCATTTGAAAATGGATGGTGAGATGTTAAAATGGTCTTCTGAATCACCCTTCACATCCGCTGTCAGTACTTATTTCGTAGAGAAACTGAATGCAACAGGGCAGGTGGTCACAACGTACAAAGCTGCTACCTTGAACGAATGGCTGATTGATCCTACAGACACTGATGTATATCTCATTTACCGCATTCGTGCCACGAGCGCCGACGGGCAAACAAGCTTTTCAAACCCCATTCGTTTCAGGCGCTCGCCCATATTATTTGTGCCCGATACTTTTTCGCCTAACAATGATTTACTTAACGACACCTTTGACATTGAAGGGCAATCCATTGAAATGGGCGAAGTATTCATTTACGATCGTTGGGGCAATACGCTTTTTCATACAATGGATTGGAAAAAGAGTTGGGATGGCACCGATGCTAACGGAAGAAATGTCCCCGCAGGTTTTTATACGTATCGAATTGAGTACACTGATGCCCAAAAAAACACTTATTCAAAGCTCGGAAGTGTTTTAGTGCTCAGATAG
- a CDS encoding transposase, with protein sequence MQYTLFDLDSPIFTKLYLFKNSTKLGLIYQTINWSSLVELLPEKKTMVGAPSWLPPQGYFGLMFLKHYTKLSDEKLLERFNTDWAMQLFCGALLPDGELIRDNSFVSSVRSYLGQHVDLESFQSKMVENWKEELPDRHVVLADATCYEVYIRFPTDAKILWECCEWLWDKQIPQFCKDHKLKEPRSKFKEQKKKHLVYSKLRKRTYRKTQARKRASLQLLSKGINEFQAILNQTKAVGLSGKDASVFKTIKQVYQQQNHYFKHPKSKIKHRIVSLHKPHIRPIVRGKENKPVEFGMKVHKIQVGGINLIEHDSYEAFNECKRLKISILKCKNNFGKCTHVSADKIYATNENRRFCTQHEIQTNFVRKGAGKDDKPTKKIKELLNKQRSTSLEGSFGTEKEHYLLHKIKAQNPKTEKVWLFFGIHTANAVKIAKRREKANKDVWQAA encoded by the coding sequence ATGCAATATACGCTTTTCGATTTAGATTCTCCAATCTTCACTAAATTGTATTTATTCAAGAATTCGACCAAGTTAGGTTTGATTTATCAAACCATCAACTGGTCATCATTGGTGGAACTACTTCCTGAGAAAAAAACGATGGTAGGTGCGCCATCATGGCTTCCCCCTCAAGGTTATTTTGGATTGATGTTCTTGAAACACTACACTAAATTGAGTGATGAAAAACTCTTGGAACGCTTTAATACGGACTGGGCGATGCAGCTTTTTTGTGGTGCTTTACTACCTGATGGTGAATTGATTAGAGATAATTCTTTTGTTTCGAGTGTGCGAAGTTATCTTGGGCAACATGTTGATTTAGAGAGTTTTCAGTCAAAAATGGTTGAAAATTGGAAAGAAGAATTGCCCGACAGGCATGTAGTGTTAGCTGATGCGACTTGCTATGAGGTATATATTCGTTTTCCAACCGATGCAAAGATTCTCTGGGAATGTTGTGAATGGTTATGGGATAAACAAATACCCCAATTTTGTAAGGATCACAAGTTGAAAGAACCCCGTTCTAAATTCAAAGAGCAGAAGAAAAAACATTTGGTCTATTCTAAACTTAGAAAGAGAACTTACAGAAAGACACAAGCAAGAAAACGAGCGAGCCTTCAGTTGTTATCGAAAGGGATCAATGAATTTCAAGCAATTCTCAACCAAACCAAGGCGGTTGGTTTATCCGGCAAAGATGCTTCTGTTTTCAAGACCATCAAGCAAGTCTATCAGCAACAAAATCATTATTTTAAGCATCCCAAGTCCAAAATTAAGCACCGAATCGTGAGCTTGCATAAGCCTCACATTCGTCCCATCGTCCGAGGCAAGGAAAATAAACCGGTAGAATTTGGCATGAAGGTTCATAAAATACAGGTAGGTGGCATCAACCTTATAGAGCATGACAGTTATGAAGCATTTAATGAGTGTAAAAGGCTGAAAATAAGTATATTGAAGTGCAAAAACAACTTTGGAAAGTGTACTCATGTATCGGCAGACAAGATTTATGCTACCAATGAAAACAGGCGATTTTGTACTCAACATGAGATTCAGACAAACTTTGTCCGAAAAGGAGCAGGCAAGGATGACAAGCCAACTAAAAAGATAAAAGAGCTACTCAACAAGCAACGAAGTACAAGTTTAGAGGGAAGTTTTGGTACGGAAAAAGAGCATTATTTACTGCATAAAATTAAAGCTCAAAATCCCAAAACTGAAAAGGTCTGGCTGTTTTTTGGAATTCATACTGCTAACGCTGTTAAGATTGCCAAAAGAAGAGAAAAGGCAAACAAAGACGTTTGGCAAGCTGCCTAA
- a CDS encoding IS110 family transposase, whose amino-acid sequence METQYFIGIDISKESLNWAVCSSNKIILEHVSGNDIKSITKTVISLQRQLNFKLGSAVFCMEHTGIYHTRLLKYLLSRKAAIWLESGSQIKYSMGDVRGKNDIIDAQRIARYAYKNRDEIKLYVPPRAIIDQLDNLLDIRDRLVKVRQICLTALNEQKSCEANKTLTKDTKKYSAHTLKGVETDLQTLEKQIKELIDSDPQLKSLFDNITSIPGVGTVTAAKCIVITDEFKKFENAKQLACHAGVVPFENSSGSSLHSKPKVSKKAHKGIKATLSNCVMSAMRYNTHFKAYYERKLKEGKNKFTVFNAMKNKLVRLIFSLAKQGKKYDENYTYSLV is encoded by the coding sequence ATGGAAACACAGTATTTTATCGGTATTGACATCTCCAAAGAAAGTTTGAATTGGGCAGTTTGTAGTTCTAATAAGATTATCTTAGAACATGTTTCGGGTAATGATATAAAGAGCATAACCAAAACTGTAATAAGCCTACAAAGGCAGTTAAATTTTAAACTTGGAAGTGCCGTTTTTTGCATGGAACACACCGGGATTTATCACACTCGTTTATTGAAATATCTGCTGAGTCGCAAAGCTGCAATTTGGTTGGAATCAGGTAGCCAAATAAAGTACTCAATGGGCGATGTCAGAGGCAAGAATGACATCATTGATGCCCAGCGTATTGCTCGTTATGCTTATAAAAATCGCGATGAAATCAAGCTTTATGTGCCTCCCAGGGCTATAATTGATCAATTGGACAATCTGCTTGACATTCGTGACAGGTTAGTAAAAGTACGCCAAATTTGTCTGACTGCCTTGAATGAGCAGAAGTCTTGTGAAGCTAATAAAACCCTCACAAAAGACACAAAAAAATACTCTGCTCATACGCTCAAAGGAGTCGAAACTGATTTGCAAACCCTCGAAAAGCAGATTAAAGAACTCATTGATTCTGATCCTCAGCTCAAATCACTCTTTGACAACATCACCTCTATTCCCGGAGTTGGTACTGTTACTGCGGCTAAATGTATTGTCATAACAGACGAATTTAAAAAGTTCGAGAATGCCAAACAACTGGCTTGCCATGCCGGGGTTGTACCTTTTGAAAATAGCTCTGGCAGCAGTTTACACTCAAAGCCCAAAGTCAGCAAAAAAGCTCACAAAGGAATAAAAGCCACCTTATCTAATTGTGTCATGTCAGCCATGAGATATAACACTCATTTTAAGGCTTACTATGAACGAAAACTCAAAGAAGGCAAAAACAAGTTCACCGTTTTTAATGCCATGAAGAACAAGCTGGTCAGGCTTATTTTTTCTTTAGCCAAGCAGGGTAAAAAATATGACGAAAATTATACTTATTCACTTGTTTGA
- a CDS encoding glycosyltransferase family 2 protein, translated as MKVTIITVVYNNSTTIQNAIESVLSQQNIDLEYIVIDGASTDNTLNTIKKFTGHIHKIVSEPDEGIYDAMNKGIRLASGDVIGILNSDDLYYSPHILEKVCDIFKKHPTVELIYGDLVYVSFNDPTKIIRHWRSTPYYKSFFENGEVPPHPSVFVRREVYDKVGLYKKNYRFAADYEFLLRSMKQKKVQSVYIPHIMVRMRLGGATNRSLKNIFTGNQEIRKAWHENNLTPPLRLWVFRFIKKFLQFFIQI; from the coding sequence ATGAAAGTTACCATCATAACAGTAGTGTATAATAATTCAACAACCATTCAAAACGCAATTGAGTCAGTTTTGTCACAACAAAACATTGATTTAGAATATATAGTAATTGATGGAGCTTCAACGGATAATACCTTAAATACTATTAAAAAATTTACTGGCCATATTCATAAAATCGTTAGCGAACCCGACGAGGGTATATATGACGCCATGAATAAAGGGATTCGTTTAGCATCAGGAGATGTTATTGGTATTCTAAATTCAGATGACCTTTATTATTCCCCTCATATACTTGAAAAAGTATGTGATATTTTTAAGAAACATCCAACGGTGGAATTAATTTATGGAGATTTAGTATACGTATCATTCAATGACCCCACCAAAATCATACGTCATTGGCGTTCTACTCCATATTATAAATCTTTCTTTGAGAATGGAGAGGTTCCTCCACATCCGTCCGTGTTTGTCAGGCGTGAAGTATATGATAAAGTAGGACTTTACAAAAAGAACTATCGCTTTGCCGCTGATTATGAATTTTTATTGAGAAGTATGAAGCAAAAAAAAGTACAATCAGTTTATATACCTCATATTATGGTTCGGATGCGGTTAGGCGGAGCTACAAACAGGAGTTTAAAAAATATTTTTACCGGTAATCAGGAAATTAGGAAAGCATGGCATGAGAATAACCTTACACCTCCATTACGTTTATGGGTATTCCGTTTTATAAAAAAATTTCTTCAGTTCTTTATTCAGATTTAA
- a CDS encoding glycosyltransferase family 4 protein → MKKKQNKIIFVGLLPPIITGQSVATAAILDHLRKHTNYVKVIRLPDNLTPKSSVQKILKWWQFILVNLRFLWAAGWSSKIVYLSGARSFMGTLRNLPMIAWSRWRHQRIIMHYHCGDYTEFLSQQPNWFQKVSCWAHEQCEDIIILGSSIRQQFELNKDVAGKLRVIPYGISLSSTEKKYIESSISLLFLSNLIHTKGYWDVLKAIDILVNMWQYRNLTCDFCGSFMTNSDDPTNITSEQAKLNFDNFVEKRNLQNFVSFHGPVVDEKKKKFLKKAHVLLLPTYYNTEGQPISILEAMAHGQVVISTAFRAIPDMVHDQKTGFLLPPCNANAIAEKIKWLIDNPSQYSEMSQRALEHVKSNFSMQLHLKKIEAIFFEYESYHHNSSV, encoded by the coding sequence ATGAAAAAAAAACAAAATAAAATCATATTTGTTGGGCTTCTACCCCCTATCATTACGGGACAGTCTGTGGCTACAGCTGCTATTTTAGATCATCTGCGTAAACATACAAATTATGTTAAAGTAATTAGGCTACCTGATAATCTTACACCAAAATCATCAGTGCAAAAAATATTAAAATGGTGGCAGTTTATATTAGTAAATCTTCGTTTTTTATGGGCGGCAGGATGGTCATCAAAGATTGTGTATCTCTCCGGCGCAAGGTCATTTATGGGGACATTACGTAATCTACCAATGATTGCATGGAGTCGGTGGCGGCATCAGCGCATTATTATGCACTATCACTGCGGCGATTATACTGAGTTTTTGAGCCAACAGCCTAATTGGTTTCAGAAAGTAAGTTGTTGGGCACATGAACAATGCGAAGATATTATAATTCTAGGTTCTTCAATTCGCCAACAATTTGAACTTAATAAAGATGTTGCAGGTAAACTGCGTGTGATACCTTATGGAATTTCACTCTCCTCTACAGAAAAAAAGTATATTGAAAGTTCTATCTCACTGCTTTTTTTATCCAATTTAATTCATACAAAAGGCTACTGGGACGTTTTAAAAGCGATTGACATATTGGTTAATATGTGGCAATACCGCAATCTGACCTGTGATTTCTGCGGTTCGTTTATGACTAACTCTGACGACCCAACAAATATAACATCCGAACAGGCCAAACTTAATTTTGATAATTTTGTAGAGAAACGAAATTTGCAAAACTTTGTTTCATTCCATGGGCCTGTCGTGGACGAGAAGAAAAAAAAATTCTTAAAAAAAGCCCATGTTCTTTTATTACCTACCTACTATAATACTGAAGGGCAACCCATTTCTATTCTGGAAGCAATGGCCCACGGTCAAGTAGTTATCTCTACTGCCTTTCGTGCTATACCTGACATGGTTCATGATCAAAAAACGGGATTTTTATTACCCCCCTGTAATGCCAATGCAATTGCTGAAAAAATCAAATGGTTAATCGATAATCCTTCTCAATATTCGGAAATGAGCCAACGTGCTTTAGAGCATGTAAAATCCAATTTTTCGATGCAGTTACACTTAAAGAAAATTGAAGCAATCTTTTTTGAATATGAAAGTTACCATCATAACAGTAGTGTATAA
- a CDS encoding FkbM family methyltransferase translates to MYLKSIRLFFRTLKREFNKWRGKAPRVKLQIKRPYVHLGSDYGGWSILKDTLNAQSVVFSFGIGTDISFDLALINEYGVTVNAFDPTPNVSAWLKQQQLPVQFHYFPYALSHKDEVLRFYTPDRLDYISHTIIDKGTDKYVEVQAKCLTTILKEHGHTQIDLLKMDIEGAEYKVIEDILQSKIKIKQLLVEFHHQMYGITTEQSEKAILALNQAGYQLFDISETGYEYSFVKI, encoded by the coding sequence ATGTACTTAAAATCAATACGGCTATTTTTCCGAACACTCAAACGTGAATTTAATAAATGGCGAGGGAAAGCACCAAGAGTGAAGTTACAAATCAAACGCCCTTATGTTCACTTGGGGTCTGACTATGGGGGGTGGAGCATATTAAAAGACACACTTAATGCACAAAGTGTCGTATTTTCGTTCGGAATCGGAACCGACATTTCGTTCGATTTAGCTTTAATTAACGAGTATGGAGTTACGGTGAATGCTTTTGATCCTACACCAAACGTTAGTGCTTGGTTAAAACAACAACAACTCCCGGTTCAATTTCATTATTTCCCTTATGCGCTTTCTCACAAAGATGAAGTATTGCGTTTTTATACACCCGATAGATTAGACTACATTTCACATACAATTATTGACAAAGGAACTGACAAATACGTAGAAGTTCAGGCTAAATGTCTTACTACAATTCTTAAAGAACACGGTCACACACAAATTGACTTGTTGAAAATGGACATCGAAGGCGCAGAATACAAGGTAATTGAAGATATCTTACAATCTAAAATTAAAATAAAACAACTATTAGTTGAATTTCATCATCAAATGTACGGCATCACGACAGAGCAATCAGAAAAAGCAATATTAGCCCTTAATCAGGCAGGATATCAACTATTTGATATTTCCGAAACAGGCTACGAGTATAGTTTTGTTAAAATCTGA
- a CDS encoding glycosyltransferase family 4 protein: MKIVHICNYFQPKLGYQEFFLAREQQRMGHDVDIITSDRYMPFPDYNHTVKAILGDRIVGPGFFIEFGIKVHRLPTILEYANRVWLIGFEKELLKLNPELIICHNLLHFMSVRLLLMHHRLKSKLIFDDHTTQNVVRQGYLSPLVYGLFRFFCTPAISRIAIKVVGISDSCRHVLTHNFGFKPQQIEIIPLGSDPELFYPNEALRQQTRKKLGVSHEVLVLYTGKISEYKQCHLIIDALNELPFTTEKVAVFFAGGITDKYRSTFEDALTRSKHPARWVGSLQVNDLTAYYNAADIAVWPADTTISTLDASACGCPIICVDYLSERYKNNNGIGIKENNLDALKEALYRLIISPDLRAKMRINAVELIEKEYSWAVIAARFTEV, encoded by the coding sequence ATGAAAATTGTTCACATTTGTAATTATTTCCAGCCTAAATTAGGCTATCAGGAATTTTTTTTGGCACGAGAACAGCAACGTATGGGGCATGATGTGGATATTATTACATCCGACCGTTATATGCCTTTTCCTGATTATAACCACACTGTAAAAGCAATTCTTGGCGATCGTATTGTAGGTCCCGGTTTTTTTATTGAATTTGGTATAAAAGTACATCGTTTACCCACTATCCTTGAATATGCTAATCGTGTTTGGCTCATAGGGTTTGAGAAAGAGTTGCTCAAATTAAATCCAGAGTTAATTATTTGTCACAATTTGCTTCACTTTATGAGTGTAAGGCTATTGTTAATGCACCACAGACTAAAATCAAAATTGATCTTTGATGACCATACTACTCAAAACGTTGTTCGACAGGGCTATCTATCTCCTTTAGTATATGGGCTTTTCCGTTTTTTTTGTACACCTGCCATTAGCCGAATTGCTATAAAGGTCGTTGGTATATCCGACTCATGCCGTCATGTTTTAACACATAATTTTGGATTTAAACCACAGCAAATTGAAATTATCCCACTAGGCAGTGACCCGGAACTGTTCTATCCAAATGAAGCGTTAAGGCAACAAACTCGCAAAAAACTTGGTGTAAGCCATGAGGTATTGGTGCTTTATACCGGAAAAATAAGTGAATATAAACAATGCCATTTAATTATTGATGCTCTTAATGAACTGCCGTTTACTACAGAAAAGGTAGCTGTTTTCTTTGCAGGTGGCATAACGGATAAATATCGAAGTACATTTGAAGATGCACTGACCCGTTCCAAACATCCTGCCCGTTGGGTAGGATCTTTGCAAGTAAACGATTTAACGGCTTATTATAACGCAGCAGATATAGCCGTTTGGCCTGCTGACACGACAATCAGTACACTTGATGCTTCTGCTTGTGGATGTCCGATTATTTGCGTTGATTATTTGAGCGAACGTTATAAAAACAATAATGGAATTGGCATAAAAGAAAATAATTTAGACGCATTGAAAGAAGCCCTTTATCGATTGATTATCTCACCTGATTTGCGTGCAAAAATGCGTATAAATGCCGTGGAACTTATAGAAAAAGAATATAGTTGGGCAGTAATTGCGGCCCGTTTTACCGAAGTTTAA
- a CDS encoding DegT/DnrJ/EryC1/StrS family aminotransferase: MKIPFVDLHAQYMSIKAEIDDVIKRVITESAFIGGHYVQQFENDFANYLNVNYCIGCANGTDSIEILLQAHGINRGDEVIVPAHSWFSTSEAVTAVGGVPIFVDVLPNQYVINPALIEEKITPRTKAIIPVHLYGMAADMDDIISIAEKHNLIVIEDCAQAHGAMYKGRKVGTLGHSASFSFYPGKNLGAYGDAGGMVTNDSKIADFARMIARHGQKGKHNHLIEGRNSRLDGLHAAILSTKLPHLNLWNESRRSIAARYTEFLNGFPINLPEVPEERYHVYHLYVIQSDRRDLIKDQLKLMGIDTAIHYPTALPLLPAYAHRGYTSSDFPIAAYQADRILSLPIYSEMNEEQIDYLFYALDTILSKNTVP; encoded by the coding sequence ATGAAGATTCCATTTGTAGATTTACATGCTCAATATATGAGTATTAAGGCAGAGATAGATGATGTAATAAAGAGAGTAATTACTGAATCCGCTTTCATTGGCGGTCATTATGTTCAACAGTTTGAGAATGATTTTGCGAATTATTTAAATGTCAACTACTGCATAGGATGTGCAAATGGGACAGATTCCATTGAAATACTGCTCCAAGCGCATGGCATTAATCGCGGGGACGAGGTAATAGTACCTGCCCACTCCTGGTTTTCCACTTCTGAGGCTGTAACAGCAGTAGGAGGAGTCCCCATTTTTGTAGATGTCTTGCCTAATCAGTATGTAATTAACCCAGCTCTGATTGAAGAAAAAATTACACCTCGCACTAAAGCCATCATACCTGTACACCTATATGGTATGGCCGCAGATATGGATGATATTATATCTATTGCTGAGAAACATAATTTGATTGTTATTGAGGACTGTGCTCAAGCTCATGGGGCAATGTATAAGGGACGAAAGGTAGGCACACTTGGTCATAGTGCTTCTTTTAGTTTTTACCCCGGCAAAAACCTGGGAGCCTATGGAGATGCAGGAGGGATGGTAACCAACGACTCGAAGATAGCCGACTTTGCCCGAATGATTGCCCGACACGGGCAAAAAGGAAAACATAATCACCTCATTGAAGGCCGTAACAGTCGTTTAGATGGACTGCATGCAGCTATTTTAAGTACAAAATTACCCCATTTAAATTTATGGAATGAAAGCCGACGAAGTATCGCTGCTCGCTACACGGAATTCCTTAATGGCTTTCCAATAAACTTACCTGAAGTTCCCGAAGAGAGATACCACGTATATCACTTGTACGTAATACAAAGTGATCGTCGAGACTTAATCAAAGACCAACTCAAATTAATGGGGATAGATACAGCCATTCATTATCCAACAGCGTTACCTTTGTTACCTGCATACGCTCACAGAGGTTATACATCCTCAGATTTTCCAATAGCTGCTTATCAAGCAGACCGAATTCTATCCTTACCAATTTACTCCGAAATGAATGAAGAACAAATTGATTATTTATTTTATGCACTAGATACAATTCTTTCAAAAAACACTGTTCCTTAA